Within Chlorogloeopsis sp. ULAP01, the genomic segment CATTACCAAAACTTTATCTACTTAATACTGAGTTGCACATCCTTTGAAAAAACTTAAGAAAGATGTTAACTTAGCCACAGCAAACCCAGAAGAACACACGTAGTACGCAAGCATTGAGGAGGTGGTGACTATTGAAGTCTGATATTGCAGATAGTCAAAATGTTAGGTGAGCCGCTTGTATATCAGCATTGGTTTTGAAAAGACTTGGCGGTCGGAAAAACCAAATTGTTGACAACTAAAAGTCTCACGACTCAACCCCTATTAGGCAATATCGTAGCACATAGGGGCGGGGGAAGTATATGCCTTTTTTTTAAAGAAACAGTAAAGAAGGCATCTGGCTCTACAGTTTCTCCCAACTCAATATCAAGTTGCAATTAAAGGTAGTAATTAGGACAGCACACGAAGAATATACCGTGCCTCCTTTTGCGTATAGCCTTCACGACTATGGGAATTTTTTCATCAGGTAGATTTTTGCACAAGTCAGTTCAAGAGTGAAGCAAAGGGTTGACCTTTAATTTTTTCTCATCACTTGTAAAAGTTACTTTTGCAAGAGATTTACTGTAGTGCAAAACTTTGTATTCCTATAAATATCTAGTTGAAGTTAATTAAGAACTACTATCAACGCAACTTTGTATTGACTCGAAAGCGGAACGAAAAAAGCACGTTAGAGCTGTTCATTAACCGCAAATATTTTAGGGAGAAATCTCACGGCTGGGTGCCTTATATGGAGGATAACTGTCGTGAATATTTCCAGATTTCAGTCCAAAGCTGCTTTGTTTTGCTTTCAAGTAGTACAGATTGCATCACTTTTATCCCTGACAATGATTGGGAATGGTGAGGCTCTTGCACAAGGACGCTTCAAAGTTGTAGGAAACAAGATTTTAGATCCCTCAAACAACGAATTTGTTGCAAAAGGAGTAAATATAAACGGCCCTAATGCCGTATGGCCACACGACATGTCACGAGATGTTGATAAGATAGGAAATTCCTGTTGGAATTTCAACTTAGTGAGAGTTAACAGCTGGCTGTTCTCGGCGGGAGTACGTCAGTATACAAGCAATAATGATATTGACAAGATTGTGCGGACATTTACAAGCCGCAAGATTGTAGTCATGTTTGAGGCACACGACAGAACTGGAGGCTTCTACGAAGGAAGCGATCTGACAAAACTGGTAGATTGGTATAGAACTCTCGCGAAGAAATACAGAAATAATCCTTATGTGTGGTTCGATGTGATGAACGAGCCAGGAACGCATAAATATGATGCGACAGCTCGCAACAAATGGCTCGCTGTACACCAGGCAGTAATCAAAGCAATTCGCGATGATGCGCAAGCGGATAACCTGATTATTGTTGAGGGAACAGCTTGGGGGCAAGACGCTGGTAATTGGAATTCATCTTCCGTGCCGACAGGAAATAGTGCGATTCTCAGTGACTATGCAAGTATCCTCAATTTTGGTGGTAAGAGTTACAAAAACATAGTCTTTAGTATCCATGTCTATGACCAGTGGACTTTTGGGGATGCTAGGTTTGCAGACTATGTGGATCGTGTCTTAGCTCTCAACATACCGCTTTTAGTAGGTGAGTTCGGCGTTAAAAACGGAAATATGGACGTTACCCCTGCAATGTATTCCATGTACAACGTTGTAAAACCTCGAAAAGTAGGACGCGTGGTTTGGCACTGGTATCATGGAGGTGCAAACAACACACTTACAAACCATCTAACAACAGCGCCAAATGGATCGACAGGGGCAGCTATTGACAGCTGTACCGATCCTTCTAATCTTACAAATCTTGGCAGGGAAGTTTGGAATGACAATCATAGTCAGGATTAAGCTTAGTTGATAAACAACTCTGAGCTTACTAGGTGACAAGATTGAGATTGAGAGTGGTTAGTTGTTTTTCTACAAACTACTAACCACTAAACTACCTTTGTGAATTAGAAATAAATTATTTGACCGAGCCTTGTCCAAAAAATTTTGGTGGTTCAGCAAGGGTATAAACTTGAGTTTCTTGGGCGATCGCTTTTCGCAGATGTAGAGGCAGATTCAGCATACCCAGAAGTGCTACTCCGTCTAACATCCGGCATCCACCGCTTGTATTTTCCTCTAAAAGCCGATCTATTTTTTCTGGATCGGGTCGAGTGCTAATTTCCTGCTCTGAAGCCAGGACAAAACCCCAAGCTCTGCCATAGGTACAGGTAGGGCTGCTGTAAGATTGTACATTAGGGAAGACCGTGTTCAAAGTATTCGCTAACCGGGCATGAAGAATTAATTCTCCTGGTGAGACTGGGCCTGCTTGAACTACAAAAAAACCTTGTGGTGCTAACACTCGACGCGCTTTCTCGAAGTATTCTTTAGTAAACAGTTGAAATGATGGCCCTGACTCAATGGGATCGGAAAGGTCAGAGATAATTACATCCCATGTTTCATCAGTGGTATCCAGAAAGTTGAGTGCATCTGCTATTACTAGATCCAGACGTGGATCGTCAAAGGCATTTTGATGCATTTCGCTTAGGTGTTGCTTGCAGGCTTCCACCACTTCGCCATCAATATCAATCATTACAACTTTTTCCACTGTCTGCCATCGCAATACTTCCCTAGCTGTGGCTCCTTCACCACCACCAAGAATCAGTACCTTTCGCGGTGCGCCATGAAAAATCATACCAGGGTGAACTAATGGTTCATGGTACAAAAACTCATCACCAGTACAAGATTGCCATTTACCATCCAGAACCAGTGCTTTGCCGTAGGTTCCAGTTTCCACAATGTACATTTCCTGATATGCGGTTTTCTTATAAGCGAGTACCTCTGTCACTCCATGAGCATAAATATCCCAAGGAGTGATATACTCGTTCATCCAGAAATCTGCACCTACATCGCTACCTGGCATAAATTTACTCTCTCTACTTCACTCAAAAATTGCCAAATGTTATGTTTTGTCGGTGATTTTTTTAATGTCAGACCCAGTTATTATTATCCCCATCCTAGAGTTGCAAAAGAAAGTCCACAAATAAAAATCTGCCTCGATCTGCTTGCAGTCAAGGCAGCAGTTTTTATAGTCCATTCCTAAATCTAGGCTGGCAATCTGTAGGTAGTTTTAACCCCATTCAGGAGCCAACAAAATCATGTATTCACCAGTAAAGCTTCTTCCAACTGTTTGATAGTTGGTTGAATAGTTGGTGAAAATTTACCTCTAGGAAGCGTCATGAGTACATGCTTGCTAGCTTGAAAAGCTTTTACAAGGTATTCGCAAGCTTTCTCCGGTTTTGTATGTTGCCCGCAGGTAAATATATCCACTGCTATGTAGCCTGTTTCTGGCCAAGTATGAATCGAGATATGAGACTCAGCTAACAGTGCCAGTGCGGTTACTCCATAGGGTTCAAATTGGTACGATATCTCTTTGAGTAGAGTAGACTTTGCGATTTTAGCGGCTGTTTGTAAAGCCTCTCTGATGAACCCAATATCATTGAGTAAACTTGTTGGACAGTTATACAGTTCTAGAATGCAGTGTCTGCCAACCGGAACCGAAGATAACTCTTCGGGAGGGTAAGATTGCTTTTCCAATTCTTTCACCTTTACATCAACTAGATAAAAATCAACCCCCAGAAAAAATGGGCTACTTCTTTAAATTTGAAGTGCGCCACGAGACTTTGGAATTTTTATGCATTTATGCACAGAACTACAATTATCACACAAATAAAGCAATTTTAATGAGTGTGATTTATAAAGAATTGGTTTTAATTCTTTCACCAAGTTTGCTGGTTATCTTTAGAATTCTTCTTGTCGGCACTCTATGGGCTATTTTGTGGTGTAGAAGTTGGTTCGGGTGTTGGTGTGTTTGTCTGACTAGATGTGGGTGTAGGTTCAGGTGTGGGTGTAGATGTTGGCTGTGAAGTTACCGTCGGCGATGGAGTTGGGGTAGGATTTACCACTTTCAGGCTCAGTTTGTATTCTAGTGGCACCGATGCTCGTGACACTAAAACAAATTCATAAAATCCGCTTTCTGGCAGTTTCTCTGATAAAGAGCGTTTTTGAGAATCTTCTAGCAGCTGGTATTGACCGCTAGGAGAATAAATTGACCATAAAATTTTAGAATTGGCTGCTAGCTTCACTTCCATCAACTGATTTTGGCTAAGTTCGGCGATAAAAACTTTGCCAGCCGCGCCTTTAAGAGTGCCACTGACTGTTTTAGTATTAGTACCAGAATTAAAGACAATTTTTTGAAATGCACTTTTAGCAAGAATGGCATTGAGTTTGTCTGCAACAAAAGCGTGCCAAACTTGTCCGATGGGTTGCTCAATAAAATCCTTGCCTTCTTTTGCTGGAAAATGCTCAAAGAAAGCCGCATCTCCTAAATCATATAAGGCACGGCTGGACACGTTGAGTTTGTTGACGTCCACTTTCCAGCGATCGCGATCGGCTCCACTATAAGTGCCTAATCTTTGCCGTGCTTCGGAACTGAGTAGAGTTAACGTTTGTAGAACTTGGGCTGCTGTATTGTCCCATTGTTTTCGCAATTGAGCATCGGCGGGATCATCTTTGAGGCTGCGTTTTTGTAAACTGGGATTTTGCTCCCAAAAGATTTGATTTACCAAGCTGACATAAAAGTTTTCATCAACACCCAAGCGTTGACGGCGCTCTTGTAATTTTTGTTTGCGCGATCGCTCTTGGGGTGAATATTTCACTAGGGGATCGATGGGTTGCTTGGCTGGGCTAAAAGTGGGCGTTGGTTGCGGTGTAGTACCGTTACCATCATCGGGATTGGATGATATCAAATTACTTACTCCCCAATAGCTAACGCCAGAAGCACAAGCAAAGAATAACAGCACAAGGATGATTTTTCCTGGTGTCCACCACGATTTGGAGGAGGGAGGAAGAGAGGGAGAGGAGCCAGTGCGGTGGTGAGCCAGCACTGCGGGAGGGTTTCCCTTTTCAGGTGACTGGCGTAGACACGTAGACGGACGTAGTCCGGCTTCTCGCAGAGTAGTGGCTTCTGAAAGTAAGGGTTTCCCGACTTGGGCAGACTGGCGTTGGGAAAGTGGGAGAGGAGCCATCTGCGTGGGCGGGTTTCCCTCCGCAGGCGACTGACGTGGGGAGAGTGGGAGAGTTGGAGCAATAGGAGGTGGGGTGAGTGCTTGCAAAACTTGACGGGCGCTTTGGTAACGTTCCATTGGAGATGGAGAGAGCATTTTATCTAACACTGCCCCAAAAGCAGGACTCAGACTAATTTCTCGTCGCCACTGCCAAGTTAAGGTTTTATTGTCAATTAGTTCTGATGGTTGTTTGCCTGTGAGCAAGACTAATACTGTTGCCCCCAAAGCATACAAATCGCTGTGAGGCTCTACCAATCCTCTTTGCATCTGTTCTGGGGGAGCGTAGCCCAACTTACCTAGTAAGGTTGGTGGTGGCGTTGTCGCATTTACACCAGGTTGGTAATACTGGGAAGCAACAGTTGCCGCTACTTGTTTGACACCACCAAAATCAATTAGCACTGGCATATCCCCCTCAGCGATTTGGGGGGGTTTACGAAGCATCAAGTTATCTGGAGAAATATCGCGGTGAATTACTCCTAAAGAATGGATGTATTCTAATACAGGTAAGATTTGCTGTAAAAGTTGGCGTACCTCTGCTTCTGTAAACCGCAAACCCTGTTTGAGACGAGCATCTAATAAATAACGATAAGTTTGCCCTTCTACGTAATCCTGTACCAAAAATAAGTATTCTTTACTATCTAAACTACTGCGGAATAATTCACGAAAGCGGGGAATTTGGGGATGTTGTAGTTTGTAGAGAACAGTTGCTTCTCGCTCAAATAATTCTTCGGCTTTTTGTAAGACGTAGGCAGTTTGAACTTGGGGAGAAAATTCTTTTAAAACACACAACTCTCGGAAGCGATTGACATCTTCGGCTAAATAGGTGCGTCCAAATCCCCCTTGACCGAGTTGACGTACAATCAAATAGCGATCGCCTAAAATTCGTCCCGGTTGAATCCCATGACTTACAGCCGTATCTAACCTCTCGCCGCAATGAAGACAAAAGCGACTACCAGACGGATTTTCGTGTCCTTGGGAGCAATAAACAGAATTCATAGTGAATTAGTATATAGTCAATAAATTATTGTTAATGGCTAATTGCTAATTGCTATTAACCATTAGCCATTAACCATTAACCATTCTCTAATTAGCAGATTCTAGTTTACTAACTTGATCTGCTGCGATCGCATACCAAATTTGACCAAAAGTCTTGGAATCTGGTTTCTGGTTGCCACGCCGTTGTCCCGGAAATAATCGGTCAAATTTTCGATTTGTTTGTGTATTGAGTTGTTCAATTGTATAGTTCCCAAATTCTCCGGTTTGCGCTCGTCTTCTCCAAATTTCGTAATCTCTGTTGCTATAGCTGCCTAATTTTCGACGTACTGCCGTACTGAGGTTAGCTTGTTCTATTTTGTTCAATAATTCTTCAGCAGTACTGAACCATTCTTTGCGTAAAGCTTCATCATCAGAATTAGAACTGAGAGAGCGCCCACCTAGTTCGGGATGTTTAGTATAAAAAGTATTATCTACCGTTTGAATAAAAAACCCTTCTGGAATTTGGAGTTGTTGACGGCGACTGAAAATTTGACTGATGCGGTTTCCTTCTTGAGAATTTGATGGCTGAGTGGGGGAATTGGAATCACCTGGTAGTTTTGGTAGTTCTGGTAATTTTGGTAATGAGATGCTGGGAATACTGATGGATGAAACGCCCCTAATCACAGCATTAACTAACGCCCAAGAGCCGACAAAAGTCAGGGCAGCTACACTTGTTGCTACCAAACTGATTGCAAAAGGACGCATCCAGGCGGGTAAAGGAACCTTTTGAGCGATCGCTTTTGTTTGGTTATGGAATCTACTGGTAATTGCTCGGACATGCTTTCGCCCAGGTGCAACTACCATCGTCTGAATTTTGCTGATTTGAGGATTGAGAGTTTTAACAGGAACTTGATACTGTAAATCTTTTAGAACTTGATCTGCTGTTTGATAGCGATCGCTTGGTTTATAAGCGAGCATCTTTTTTAAAACGGCTTCTAGATTAGGGCTAGTTTTGATTTCTTTGCCCCAACGCCAAGTTCCCTGATAAGAGTCGTAGAGTTGTTGTGGTTCCTTACCCGTCAGCAAAACAAGCGTTGTGACTGCCAAAGAGTACAAATCGCTATTGGGAAAAGCTTTACCCTGTCGTAATTGCTCCTCTGGTGCGTAACCTTTTTTTCCTAAGAGAGTGCGGATTCCACCCAATTGAGTAAACCAAAAACCCGCAGAAGCAGGTAATTGTTTCACACCACCAAAATCAATCAACACTGGCAAATGATCAGAATATCGCAAAATTAAATTATCAGGAGAGATATCGCGGTGAACTACATTTTGAGAGTGGATATAAGACAAAACAGGTAAAAGTTTTTGTAGGAGTGCGATCGCTTCTTGTTCGCTAAAACTTTTTCCTTGAGCAAGACGTTGTTCTATTAACTCAAGGTAGTTATCACCCTCCACATAGTCTTGCACCAAAAAGAAAAAATCCTTACTGCCAATTTGTGCTTGTAGAGAAGCATGAAAGCGAGGAATCTGTGGATGCTTGAGTTTTTTCAGTACACTTGCTTCTCGCTCAAACAGCTCTTTCGCCTTTTTTAAATCCTGCTGTTCTTCGACTTGAGGAGCAAATTCCTTCAGCACACACTTTTGATGAGACTGCTTAGTATCCTCCGCTAAATAAGTCCGTCCAAAGCCTCCTTGCCCTAATAGCTTAATAATCCGATAACGATTAGCAATCATCTCATCTTGATGAATGGGCAAAGGTTCACCACACTGGGTGCAAAAGCGGTGACTTCCAGGATTGGTGTGTCTTTTACTACAGTAGACCTGCATGGTGCTGAAGGAATGATAAAGGATTTTTATAATTAGCTACAACAAAGGAAGATGTAATTACAGAAATTCACTTGGTTATTTGGTAAGGGAAGTAGGGGAAACTAAATATTAGGGACTAGGGACGCTTGAAGAGGACAGGAGGACAAGGAGAGGGGGAGACAAGGGGATTAATAAACCTAACCACTGTATGGGCGGGT encodes:
- a CDS encoding cellulase family glycosylhydrolase, which gives rise to MIGNGEALAQGRFKVVGNKILDPSNNEFVAKGVNINGPNAVWPHDMSRDVDKIGNSCWNFNLVRVNSWLFSAGVRQYTSNNDIDKIVRTFTSRKIVVMFEAHDRTGGFYEGSDLTKLVDWYRTLAKKYRNNPYVWFDVMNEPGTHKYDATARNKWLAVHQAVIKAIRDDAQADNLIIVEGTAWGQDAGNWNSSSVPTGNSAILSDYASILNFGGKSYKNIVFSIHVYDQWTFGDARFADYVDRVLALNIPLLVGEFGVKNGNMDVTPAMYSMYNVVKPRKVGRVVWHWYHGGANNTLTNHLTTAPNGSTGAAIDSCTDPSNLTNLGREVWNDNHSQD
- the speD gene encoding adenosylmethionine decarboxylase, translated to MKELEKQSYPPEELSSVPVGRHCILELYNCPTSLLNDIGFIREALQTAAKIAKSTLLKEISYQFEPYGVTALALLAESHISIHTWPETGYIAVDIFTCGQHTKPEKACEYLVKAFQASKHVLMTLPRGKFSPTIQPTIKQLEEALLVNT
- a CDS encoding serine/threonine-protein kinase; translated protein: MNSVYCSQGHENPSGSRFCLHCGERLDTAVSHGIQPGRILGDRYLIVRQLGQGGFGRTYLAEDVNRFRELCVLKEFSPQVQTAYVLQKAEELFEREATVLYKLQHPQIPRFRELFRSSLDSKEYLFLVQDYVEGQTYRYLLDARLKQGLRFTEAEVRQLLQQILPVLEYIHSLGVIHRDISPDNLMLRKPPQIAEGDMPVLIDFGGVKQVAATVASQYYQPGVNATTPPPTLLGKLGYAPPEQMQRGLVEPHSDLYALGATVLVLLTGKQPSELIDNKTLTWQWRREISLSPAFGAVLDKMLSPSPMERYQSARQVLQALTPPPIAPTLPLSPRQSPAEGNPPTQMAPLPLSQRQSAQVGKPLLSEATTLREAGLRPSTCLRQSPEKGNPPAVLAHHRTGSSPSLPPSSKSWWTPGKIILVLLFFACASGVSYWGVSNLISSNPDDGNGTTPQPTPTFSPAKQPIDPLVKYSPQERSRKQKLQERRQRLGVDENFYVSLVNQIFWEQNPSLQKRSLKDDPADAQLRKQWDNTAAQVLQTLTLLSSEARQRLGTYSGADRDRWKVDVNKLNVSSRALYDLGDAAFFEHFPAKEGKDFIEQPIGQVWHAFVADKLNAILAKSAFQKIVFNSGTNTKTVSGTLKGAAGKVFIAELSQNQLMEVKLAANSKILWSIYSPSGQYQLLEDSQKRSLSEKLPESGFYEFVLVSRASVPLEYKLSLKVVNPTPTPSPTVTSQPTSTPTPEPTPTSSQTNTPTPEPTSTPQNSP
- a CDS encoding fused MFS/spermidine synthase, with the translated sequence MPGSDVGADFWMNEYITPWDIYAHGVTEVLAYKKTAYQEMYIVETGTYGKALVLDGKWQSCTGDEFLYHEPLVHPGMIFHGAPRKVLILGGGEGATAREVLRWQTVEKVVMIDIDGEVVEACKQHLSEMHQNAFDDPRLDLVIADALNFLDTTDETWDVIISDLSDPIESGPSFQLFTKEYFEKARRVLAPQGFFVVQAGPVSPGELILHARLANTLNTVFPNVQSYSSPTCTYGRAWGFVLASEQEISTRPDPEKIDRLLEENTSGGCRMLDGVALLGMLNLPLHLRKAIAQETQVYTLAEPPKFFGQGSVK
- a CDS encoding serine/threonine-protein kinase; translation: MQVYCSKRHTNPGSHRFCTQCGEPLPIHQDEMIANRYRIIKLLGQGGFGRTYLAEDTKQSHQKCVLKEFAPQVEEQQDLKKAKELFEREASVLKKLKHPQIPRFHASLQAQIGSKDFFFLVQDYVEGDNYLELIEQRLAQGKSFSEQEAIALLQKLLPVLSYIHSQNVVHRDISPDNLILRYSDHLPVLIDFGGVKQLPASAGFWFTQLGGIRTLLGKKGYAPEEQLRQGKAFPNSDLYSLAVTTLVLLTGKEPQQLYDSYQGTWRWGKEIKTSPNLEAVLKKMLAYKPSDRYQTADQVLKDLQYQVPVKTLNPQISKIQTMVVAPGRKHVRAITSRFHNQTKAIAQKVPLPAWMRPFAISLVATSVAALTFVGSWALVNAVIRGVSSISIPSISLPKLPELPKLPGDSNSPTQPSNSQEGNRISQIFSRRQQLQIPEGFFIQTVDNTFYTKHPELGGRSLSSNSDDEALRKEWFSTAEELLNKIEQANLSTAVRRKLGSYSNRDYEIWRRRAQTGEFGNYTIEQLNTQTNRKFDRLFPGQRRGNQKPDSKTFGQIWYAIAADQVSKLESAN